In Bythopirellula goksoeyrii, a single window of DNA contains:
- a CDS encoding ribulokinase, producing MTESSDKQFSIGVDYGTNSVRALVVDIGTGAEIATAVFDYPSGEAGILLDPKDPNLARQNPADYIEGFYQSVASAVSEAAKVDGFSADQVVGIGVDTTGSTPIPVNREGMALGTLPEFKDTLAAHAWLWKDHTSHAEAQEITRAASEQGLPYLAKCGGTYSSEWYWSKILHCMRNAPDVANATYSWVELADFVPAFVTGSTDPDSLARSICAAGHKAMYHTDWGGLPSAEFLDSIEPGLSRFRYTTPAVASDHQAGKLSAEVAEKVGLKAGIPVAVGAFDAHMGAVGAGCGKGTLVKIMGTSTCDCMPAPLADELPDVPGLCGIVPESIMPGMYGLEAGQSAVGDIFNWFVKQLTPAKYGSDAHIKLTEEADRLKPGESGLVALDWNNGNRTVLVDPLLTGLIVGQNLHTTAAEVYRALVEATAFGALTIINRMEEYGVHVEEVINCGGIAEKNPMVMQIYADVCNRPMKISRSAQTCALGAAIFGAVAAQAYPSVEAAQANMTGVKETIYQPIDENVAVYQELYKIYSNLHDAFGTEAYSGSLSHIMKDLIAIRHRVRKESPDA from the coding sequence GACTATGGCACCAACAGCGTACGTGCATTGGTAGTCGACATTGGCACCGGCGCCGAGATTGCTACAGCGGTGTTCGACTACCCCAGCGGCGAGGCGGGGATCCTGCTTGATCCCAAGGATCCCAACTTAGCTCGCCAGAACCCGGCGGATTACATCGAAGGTTTTTACCAGTCGGTAGCGAGTGCTGTTAGCGAAGCGGCAAAGGTGGACGGCTTTTCTGCCGATCAAGTGGTTGGCATCGGAGTCGACACCACCGGTTCCACGCCAATTCCTGTCAACAGAGAAGGAATGGCTCTGGGAACGCTTCCCGAATTCAAGGACACCCTGGCCGCCCATGCCTGGCTCTGGAAAGATCACACCTCGCATGCCGAGGCGCAAGAGATTACACGTGCAGCTTCCGAACAGGGGCTGCCCTACCTGGCCAAGTGTGGTGGCACCTATTCGTCCGAGTGGTACTGGTCCAAGATTCTCCACTGCATGCGAAATGCGCCAGACGTCGCCAATGCGACGTACTCCTGGGTAGAATTGGCGGACTTCGTCCCGGCGTTTGTTACCGGCAGTACCGACCCCGACTCGCTCGCGCGGAGCATTTGTGCCGCCGGCCACAAGGCAATGTATCACACCGACTGGGGTGGCCTGCCGAGTGCGGAGTTTCTCGATTCAATTGAGCCTGGCTTGTCGCGGTTTCGGTACACAACGCCCGCGGTGGCGTCCGATCATCAGGCGGGGAAACTCTCGGCGGAGGTCGCTGAGAAGGTGGGCTTGAAAGCGGGTATCCCCGTTGCAGTCGGGGCGTTTGACGCCCACATGGGTGCTGTCGGAGCAGGTTGCGGAAAGGGAACCCTCGTAAAAATCATGGGAACCAGCACTTGCGACTGCATGCCCGCCCCGCTGGCTGATGAGTTGCCCGATGTTCCAGGTCTTTGTGGGATTGTACCTGAGTCGATCATGCCTGGAATGTATGGGCTGGAAGCGGGCCAGAGTGCCGTGGGCGACATCTTCAATTGGTTCGTCAAACAACTTACGCCTGCCAAGTACGGCAGCGATGCTCACATAAAACTCACCGAAGAAGCCGATCGACTCAAGCCAGGCGAATCAGGATTGGTGGCACTGGACTGGAACAATGGCAACCGCACGGTGCTGGTTGATCCGCTGCTGACCGGCCTCATCGTCGGTCAGAACTTGCACACCACGGCCGCTGAGGTGTACCGCGCATTGGTCGAAGCGACCGCCTTTGGTGCGCTGACGATCATCAACCGCATGGAAGAGTATGGTGTGCATGTGGAAGAGGTTATCAACTGTGGAGGGATCGCCGAGAAGAACCCCATGGTGATGCAAATCTACGCCGACGTCTGTAATCGGCCCATGAAAATCAGCCGCTCCGCCCAGACCTGTGCCTTGGGCGCAGCGATTTTTGGCGCGGTAGCTGCACAGGCCTATCCCTCCGTTGAGGCGGCCCAAGCGAACATGACGGGGGTGAAAGAAACCATCTACCAGCCGATTGATGAGAATGTGGCCGTCTATCAAGAGTTGTACAAGATCTACAGCAACCTGCATGATGCCTTTGGCACAGAAGCCTATTCAGGGTCGCTATCCCACATAATGAAAGATCTGATCGCGATCCGCCATCGTGTCCGTAAGGAGTCACCCGATGCTTGA